The Micromonospora sp. M71_S20 genome has a window encoding:
- a CDS encoding FAD-dependent oxidoreductase yields MGTEVVVVGAGFSGLAAALALARAGVRTRVLEARDRVGGRVLTRWLADGTQLDLGAQWVGPTQDRVNGLLARYGIATFPSAAYGASGVLFPDGRHAGAPEAAARVLDLLDAYAERVDPAAPWAGAEAAEWDRTTLAGWLRTAAPDPATARYLGRLLAGGLLAAGPDEISVLQLAFYLRSGGGSRALLAMAGGAQQDRIVGGPPVLAEALAAALGPDAVRLCAPVRAIAQDRAGVVVHTDTDRVEADAVVVAVPPTLAGRIRYDPPLPPLRDALTQRMPMGSAIKVHAIYPEPFWRADGRSGVAFCLAGPVTETVDNSTPASPRGVLTAFSYGPEANALRRMPPQDRRASLLDALAAVAGPAARRPEEFVEYDWSADEWTRGCFCGAPTPGSWCGYGPELRQPVGRVHWAGTETATRWAGYLDGAIEAGERAAAEILAQTGG; encoded by the coding sequence ATGGGAACCGAGGTCGTCGTGGTCGGCGCCGGCTTCTCCGGGCTGGCCGCCGCGCTCGCGCTCGCCCGCGCCGGCGTGCGGACGCGGGTGCTGGAGGCGCGGGACCGGGTGGGCGGGCGGGTGCTCACCCGTTGGCTGGCCGACGGCACCCAGCTCGATCTCGGGGCCCAGTGGGTCGGCCCCACCCAGGACCGGGTCAACGGGCTGCTCGCGCGGTACGGGATCGCCACCTTCCCGTCCGCCGCGTACGGCGCGTCGGGCGTGCTGTTCCCCGACGGCCGGCACGCCGGGGCGCCCGAGGCCGCCGCGCGGGTCCTCGACCTGCTCGACGCGTACGCCGAGCGGGTCGACCCGGCCGCGCCGTGGGCCGGTGCCGAGGCCGCCGAGTGGGACCGTACGACGCTGGCCGGCTGGCTGCGCACGGCCGCGCCGGACCCGGCCACCGCCCGGTACCTCGGGCGGCTGCTCGCGGGCGGGCTGCTGGCCGCCGGCCCCGACGAGATCTCCGTGCTCCAACTGGCGTTCTACCTGCGCTCCGGCGGCGGCAGCCGGGCGTTGCTCGCGATGGCCGGCGGCGCGCAGCAGGACCGGATCGTCGGCGGACCGCCGGTGCTGGCCGAGGCGCTGGCCGCCGCCCTCGGCCCGGACGCGGTACGGCTGTGCGCGCCCGTGCGGGCCATCGCGCAGGACCGCGCCGGCGTGGTCGTGCACACCGACACCGACCGCGTCGAGGCGGACGCGGTGGTGGTCGCCGTGCCGCCGACGCTGGCCGGGCGCATCCGGTACGACCCGCCGCTGCCGCCCCTGCGCGACGCGCTCACCCAGCGGATGCCGATGGGCTCGGCGATCAAGGTCCACGCGATCTACCCGGAGCCGTTCTGGCGCGCCGACGGCCGTTCCGGCGTCGCGTTCTGCCTCGCCGGGCCGGTCACCGAGACGGTGGACAACAGCACCCCGGCCTCCCCGCGCGGGGTGCTCACCGCGTTCAGCTACGGCCCGGAGGCGAACGCGCTGCGACGGATGCCGCCGCAGGACCGCAGGGCGAGCCTGCTCGACGCCCTCGCCGCCGTTGCCGGACCGGCCGCCCGGCGGCCCGAGGAGTTCGTCGAGTACGACTGGTCGGCCGACGAGTGGACGCGCGGTTGCTTCTGCGGGGCGCCCACCCCCGGCTCCTGGTGTGGCTACGGCCCGGAGCTGCGCCAGCCGGTGGGGCGGGTGCACTGGGCCGGCACGGAGACCGCCACCCGGTGGGCGGGCTACCTGGACGGGGCTATCGAGGCCGGCGAGCGGGCGGCTGCGGAGATCCTGGCGCAGACGGGCGGTTGA
- a CDS encoding GntR family transcriptional regulator has product MTADWQAGGSGAAGSGLALAAIQGRQSLREEVAHALRAAIVAGQIRPGTIYSAPTLATQFGVSPTPVREAILDLAKEGLITIVKNKGFRIRSLSERELDEITQIRELLEIPVVADQVGRLSAEQLRELRVLAEAIVRAASRGDVVAYIEADSEFHLTLLRAGGNLRLVETVADLRNRTRLYGLDALVRDGRLVDSADEHVQLMELFAAGDRDGVVDLMRSHLRHVRGIWADRPER; this is encoded by the coding sequence GTGACGGCCGACTGGCAGGCGGGCGGTTCCGGCGCCGCCGGGTCAGGACTGGCGCTGGCGGCCATCCAGGGTCGGCAGAGCCTGCGCGAGGAGGTGGCGCACGCGCTGCGCGCCGCGATCGTGGCGGGCCAGATCAGGCCCGGCACCATCTATTCGGCGCCCACCCTGGCGACGCAGTTCGGGGTCTCCCCGACGCCCGTGCGCGAGGCGATCCTCGATCTGGCCAAGGAGGGCCTGATCACGATCGTCAAGAACAAGGGCTTCCGGATCCGTTCCCTGTCGGAGCGGGAACTCGACGAGATCACGCAGATCCGGGAACTGCTGGAGATCCCGGTGGTGGCCGACCAGGTGGGCCGGCTCTCGGCGGAGCAGTTGCGCGAGCTCCGGGTCCTCGCGGAGGCCATCGTCAGGGCCGCGAGCCGGGGCGACGTCGTGGCGTACATCGAGGCGGACAGCGAGTTCCACCTGACCCTGCTGCGCGCGGGCGGCAACCTGCGGCTGGTCGAGACGGTGGCCGACCTGCGTAACCGCACCCGCCTGTACGGACTCGACGCGCTGGTCAGGGACGGCCGGCTGGTCGACTCGGCGGACGAGCACGTCCAGCTCATGGAGCTGTTCGCGGCGGGGGACCGGGACGGGGTCGTGGACCTGATGCGCAGCCACCTGCGGCACGTGCGCGGAATCTGGGCCGACCGACCCGAGCGTTAG
- a CDS encoding dihydrodipicolinate synthase family protein produces MEQIPWRGVLAATALPFDSRDLSVDLGAYAAHVGWLAENGCRGVVPNGSLGEYQVLSAGEREAVVRTAVQAAPAGFSVVPGVSAYGADEARRWADQAAEAGCQAVMLLPPTAYRADDAAVLAHYREVAKAGLPIVAYNNPLDTRVDLTPALLRRLFDEGLVVAVKEFSGDVRRAYEIAELAPGLDLLAGADDVALELLMAGAVGWIGGYQNAIPDSCARLYQAAVAGDLATAVPLYRTLHPLLRWDSRSEFVQAIKLSMDVAGRPGGPTRQPRQPLPPAVVTEIRETTERLLAAGHR; encoded by the coding sequence GTGGAACAGATTCCGTGGCGGGGCGTCCTGGCGGCCACCGCCCTGCCGTTCGACTCCCGTGACCTGAGTGTCGACCTCGGCGCCTACGCGGCGCACGTCGGATGGCTCGCCGAGAACGGTTGCCGCGGGGTCGTCCCGAACGGCTCGCTGGGGGAGTACCAGGTCCTCAGCGCCGGGGAACGCGAGGCCGTCGTGCGGACCGCGGTGCAGGCGGCCCCGGCCGGCTTCTCGGTGGTTCCCGGCGTATCGGCGTACGGCGCGGACGAGGCGCGACGCTGGGCGGACCAGGCAGCCGAGGCGGGCTGCCAGGCGGTGATGCTGCTGCCGCCCACCGCCTACCGCGCCGACGACGCGGCCGTGCTGGCCCACTACCGGGAGGTGGCCAAGGCCGGCCTGCCGATCGTCGCCTACAACAATCCGCTCGACACCCGCGTCGACCTCACGCCGGCACTGCTGCGGCGGCTCTTCGACGAGGGCCTCGTGGTCGCGGTCAAGGAGTTCAGCGGCGACGTCCGCCGCGCGTACGAGATCGCCGAACTCGCCCCCGGCCTCGACCTGCTGGCCGGCGCCGACGACGTGGCCCTCGAACTGCTGATGGCCGGCGCGGTCGGCTGGATCGGCGGCTACCAGAACGCCATCCCGGACAGTTGCGCCCGCCTCTACCAGGCCGCCGTCGCCGGGGACCTGGCGACCGCCGTGCCGCTCTACCGGACGCTGCACCCGCTGCTGCGCTGGGACTCCCGGTCGGAGTTCGTCCAGGCGATCAAGCTCTCCATGGACGTGGCCGGCCGGCCGGGCGGACCCACCCGCCAGCCGCGCCAGCCCCTGCCCCCGGCGGTCGTCACCGAGATCCGGGAGACCACCGAGCGACTGCTCGCGGCGGGTCACCGCTGA
- a CDS encoding proline racemase family protein: MRTNRVIHVVDSHTEGMPTRVVTGGVPVIPGATMAQRREHLMAHLDHLRTFLMYEPRGHSAMSGAILQPPTRPDADFGVIYIEVSGCLPMCGHGTIGVATVLVETGMVEVTEPVTTVRLDTPAGLVVASVAVTAGRATAVTIRNVPSFAAALDAVVDVPGLGRVRYDLAYGGNFYAMVDLAELGLSLDGVHKQPLLEAGLAIMAAVDATDRPVHPEQPDISGCRHVYLAGEGSDARHSRHAMVIHPGWFDRSPCGTGTSARMAQLHARGLLPFDRDFVNESLLGTRFVGRLVGTTTVAGRPAVVPTVTGRAWLTGTAQYFLDPDDPFPAGFLW; encoded by the coding sequence ATGCGCACCAACCGCGTCATCCACGTGGTCGACTCGCACACGGAGGGGATGCCCACCCGGGTGGTCACCGGCGGAGTCCCGGTGATCCCCGGCGCCACCATGGCGCAGCGCCGGGAACACCTGATGGCCCACCTCGATCACCTGCGCACCTTCCTGATGTACGAGCCCCGGGGCCACTCGGCCATGTCCGGGGCGATCCTGCAACCCCCGACCCGGCCGGACGCCGACTTCGGCGTGATCTACATCGAGGTGTCCGGCTGCCTGCCGATGTGCGGCCACGGCACCATCGGCGTGGCCACCGTGCTGGTCGAGACCGGGATGGTCGAGGTCACCGAGCCGGTGACCACCGTACGCCTGGACACGCCCGCCGGACTGGTGGTGGCGTCGGTCGCGGTGACCGCCGGCCGCGCCACCGCCGTCACGATCCGCAACGTCCCGTCCTTCGCCGCCGCGCTGGACGCCGTGGTGGACGTTCCCGGCCTGGGACGGGTCCGCTACGACCTGGCCTACGGCGGGAACTTCTACGCAATGGTGGACCTCGCCGAGTTGGGGCTCAGCCTCGACGGCGTCCACAAACAGCCGCTGCTGGAGGCCGGACTGGCCATCATGGCGGCGGTCGACGCCACCGACCGTCCGGTGCATCCGGAGCAGCCGGACATCTCCGGTTGCCGCCACGTGTACCTGGCCGGCGAGGGCTCGGACGCCCGCCACTCCCGGCACGCCATGGTGATCCACCCGGGCTGGTTCGACCGGTCGCCCTGCGGCACCGGCACGTCGGCGCGGATGGCGCAGCTGCACGCCCGGGGCCTGCTCCCGTTCGACCGGGACTTCGTCAACGAGTCCCTGCTCGGCACCCGGTTCGTCGGGCGACTGGTCGGCACCACCACCGTCGCGGGTCGCCCGGCGGTGGTGCCGACCGTCACCGGGCGGGCCTGGCTGACCGGCACCGCCCAGTACTTCCTCGACCCTGACGACCCCTTCCCGGCGGGATTCCTGTGGTGA
- a CDS encoding aldehyde dehydrogenase translates to MSELIRSRSPQCPSDVVVQRAAATQEEVRALAARARTAQAGWCREGPAGRASALRAAADRLRDRADAVADLVVREVGKPVSEARAEVDRGAAILDYYAQACYAATGDVLAPSLPAHQPGLLFTERRPRGVAGLVTPWNFPLAIPLWKAAPALATGNAVLLKPSPDALACGEAVEGLFEGLLPNGLLHVVPGGTETGRAVVEASDVVSFTGSATVGAQVTVAAARAGLPVQAEMGGQNAALVLPDADLGQTAALLANAAMGYAGQKCTATRRIVVVGDAREFTEALVAAVASLRFGDPAEATVVAGPVIDAAARSRVLEATEAARASGARLLTGGTGGPTTADDGWYVAPVLIDGLDPAHAVAREETFGPLATILAVPDLASAVDLVNDVRYGLVTSVHGRDVGALLDAARRVDTGLIRVNAPTTGVDFHAPFGGEKASSYGPREQGTAALHFYTSVRTVTFAAPPRPN, encoded by the coding sequence GTGAGTGAGCTGATTCGGAGTCGTTCCCCGCAGTGCCCGAGCGACGTGGTCGTCCAGCGGGCCGCGGCGACCCAGGAGGAGGTCCGGGCGCTGGCCGCGCGGGCGCGTACCGCACAGGCCGGGTGGTGCCGGGAAGGGCCGGCCGGCCGCGCCTCGGCCCTGCGCGCGGCGGCCGACCGGCTGCGCGACCGGGCCGACGCGGTCGCCGACCTCGTCGTCCGCGAGGTCGGCAAGCCGGTGAGCGAGGCCCGCGCCGAGGTGGACCGCGGCGCGGCCATCCTGGACTACTACGCGCAGGCCTGCTATGCCGCGACCGGTGACGTGCTGGCACCCTCGCTCCCGGCGCACCAGCCCGGCCTGCTCTTCACCGAACGCCGCCCGCGCGGCGTCGCCGGGCTGGTCACGCCGTGGAACTTCCCGCTGGCCATCCCGCTGTGGAAGGCCGCACCGGCGCTCGCCACCGGCAACGCCGTGCTGCTCAAGCCCTCCCCGGACGCGCTCGCCTGCGGCGAGGCCGTCGAGGGGCTGTTCGAAGGGCTGCTGCCGAACGGACTGCTGCACGTCGTACCGGGCGGGACGGAGACCGGACGGGCGGTCGTCGAGGCGAGCGACGTCGTCTCGTTCACCGGGTCCGCGACCGTCGGCGCTCAGGTCACGGTCGCGGCCGCCCGCGCCGGGCTGCCGGTGCAGGCGGAGATGGGCGGCCAGAACGCGGCCCTGGTGCTGCCCGACGCGGATCTCGGGCAGACCGCCGCGCTCCTGGCCAACGCCGCGATGGGGTACGCCGGGCAGAAGTGCACCGCGACCCGGCGGATCGTCGTGGTGGGCGACGCGCGGGAGTTCACCGAGGCGCTGGTGGCCGCCGTGGCGTCGTTGCGGTTCGGCGATCCGGCCGAGGCGACCGTGGTCGCCGGCCCGGTGATCGACGCGGCGGCGCGCAGCCGGGTCCTCGAGGCCACCGAGGCCGCGCGGGCGAGCGGGGCGCGGCTGCTCACCGGCGGCACAGGAGGCCCGACCACCGCCGACGACGGCTGGTACGTCGCGCCGGTGCTGATCGACGGGCTCGACCCGGCACACGCCGTGGCCCGGGAGGAGACCTTCGGGCCGCTGGCCACGATCCTGGCCGTGCCGGACCTGGCCAGCGCAGTCGACCTGGTCAACGACGTGCGGTACGGGCTGGTCACCTCCGTGCACGGCCGCGACGTCGGAGCGCTGCTCGACGCCGCCCGGCGGGTCGACACCGGCCTGATCCGGGTCAACGCGCCGACGACCGGGGTGGACTTCCACGCGCCATTCGGCGGCGAGAAGGCCTCCAGCTACGGCCCGCGCGAACAGGGCACCGCCGCCCTGCACTTCTACACCTCGGTTCGCACCGTCACCTTCGCGGCGCCGCCGCGACCCAACTGA
- a CDS encoding aminopeptidase P family protein — translation MTRADLRTGSHDLPVSPALEEFMSSGWADTEQYDLPVDEVAGWAATRRARLHDLFAGQRLVVPAGGYKQRSNDQNFRFRPHSAYTWLTGDQSSDGVLVIEPDGEATLFLRPRSGRKDGEFFRDRVYGELWAGRRPTLGESSRRLALPTRHVAELAPALAGAHTPTRVLRDVDRGVDALLGGGATAGDAEFATVLAELRLLKDPWEIAQLEQAVATTTRGFEDVVRALPMAMRTSERYLEGVFWQRARLEGNDVGYQSIVAAGAHAATLHWNDNDGPVRDGDLLLLDAGAETRSLYTADITRVLPVSGRFSPLQRDLYELCRRANDAALECLRPGARFRAFHEAAMTVLVHGLADLGVLPCTPEQSLAEDSGLHRRWTLCGSGHMLGLDVHDCAAARSDTYLDGRLAAGHVLTVEPGLYFQPDDELIPAELRGLGMRIEEDVLITDDGYRMLSDDLPRRADDVEAWMHRIAS, via the coding sequence GTGACCCGCGCCGACCTGCGTACCGGCAGCCACGACCTGCCGGTCAGCCCCGCGCTCGAGGAGTTCATGTCGTCCGGCTGGGCGGACACCGAGCAGTACGACCTGCCGGTCGACGAGGTCGCCGGCTGGGCCGCGACCCGGCGTGCGCGCCTGCACGACCTGTTCGCCGGCCAGCGCCTGGTGGTCCCGGCCGGGGGCTACAAGCAGCGCTCCAACGACCAGAACTTCCGCTTCCGACCCCACTCGGCCTACACCTGGCTGACCGGCGATCAGTCCTCCGACGGCGTCCTGGTGATCGAACCCGACGGAGAAGCCACGCTGTTCCTGCGCCCACGCTCGGGGCGCAAGGACGGCGAGTTCTTCCGGGACCGGGTCTACGGCGAGCTGTGGGCCGGCCGGCGCCCCACGCTGGGGGAGAGCAGCCGGCGGCTCGCCCTGCCGACCCGCCACGTCGCCGAGCTGGCGCCGGCGCTGGCCGGGGCGCACACGCCGACCCGGGTGCTGCGCGACGTCGACCGGGGCGTCGACGCGCTGCTCGGCGGCGGGGCCACCGCCGGCGATGCCGAGTTCGCCACGGTGCTGGCCGAACTCCGCCTGCTCAAGGACCCCTGGGAGATCGCCCAGTTGGAGCAGGCGGTGGCCACCACGACCCGGGGCTTCGAAGACGTGGTGCGGGCGCTGCCGATGGCGATGCGTACGTCCGAGCGGTATCTGGAGGGGGTGTTCTGGCAGCGCGCCCGGCTGGAGGGCAACGACGTCGGCTACCAGTCCATCGTGGCCGCCGGCGCGCACGCGGCGACCCTGCACTGGAACGACAACGACGGGCCGGTCCGCGACGGTGACCTGCTGCTGCTCGACGCCGGGGCGGAGACCCGGTCGCTGTACACCGCCGACATCACCCGGGTGCTGCCGGTCTCCGGCCGGTTCAGCCCCCTGCAGCGTGATCTGTACGAGCTGTGCCGGCGGGCCAACGACGCCGCGCTGGAGTGCCTGCGGCCGGGCGCGCGGTTCCGGGCGTTCCACGAGGCGGCGATGACCGTGCTGGTGCACGGGCTGGCGGATCTCGGGGTGCTGCCCTGCACGCCGGAGCAGTCGTTGGCGGAGGACAGCGGCCTGCACCGCCGGTGGACCCTCTGCGGCTCGGGCCACATGCTCGGTCTGGACGTGCACGACTGCGCCGCCGCCCGGTCCGACACCTACCTCGACGGCCGGCTGGCGGCCGGCCACGTGCTGACCGTGGAACCGGGACTGTACTTCCAGCCGGACGACGAACTCATCCCCGCCGAGCTGCGCGGGCTGGGCATGCGCATCGAGGAGGACGTGCTGATCACCGACGACGGATACCGCATGCTCTCCGACGACCTGCCCCGCCGCGCGGACGACGTCGAGGCGTGGATGCACCGCATCGCTTCATGA
- a CDS encoding FAD-binding oxidoreductase, translating into MTTASPDVVVIGAGMVGVACAYYAARAGLTVTVVDRGGVAAGTTGAGEGNILVSDKPPGPELALARHSVALWRELGETLGAERIELEHKGGLVVAASPAEHAALRAFAASQRGAGVEAYEVAADALPDHEPHLARDLAGGVHYPQDTQVQPMLAAAHLLRAARVRVLTGTTVVGVRRDAAGAVRGVVTDRGTLHTTTVVNAAGVWAGEVAALAGVELPILPRRGFILVTEALPPLVRHKVYAAGYVANVGRSTGDLEVSPVVEGTRAGTILIGSTRERVGFDPTFPLPALRRLAAGAVRLFPVLGRVSAIRAYRGFRPYSPDHLPVIGADPRAPGLYHAAGHEGAGIGLAPATGHAVAALLTGRRPDVDLRPFAPERHDVHL; encoded by the coding sequence ATGACCACCGCCAGCCCGGACGTCGTCGTCATCGGGGCGGGCATGGTCGGCGTCGCCTGCGCCTACTACGCCGCCCGCGCCGGACTGACCGTCACCGTGGTCGACCGGGGCGGAGTGGCCGCCGGCACCACCGGCGCCGGCGAGGGCAACATCCTCGTCTCCGACAAGCCGCCCGGGCCGGAGCTGGCGCTGGCCCGCCACTCCGTCGCCCTGTGGCGGGAACTCGGGGAGACCCTGGGCGCGGAACGGATCGAGCTGGAACACAAGGGCGGCCTGGTGGTGGCCGCCTCGCCGGCCGAACACGCCGCGCTGCGGGCGTTCGCCGCGAGCCAGCGCGGGGCCGGGGTCGAGGCGTACGAGGTTGCCGCCGACGCGTTGCCCGACCACGAGCCGCACCTGGCCCGGGACCTCGCCGGCGGCGTGCACTATCCGCAGGACACGCAGGTGCAGCCGATGCTGGCCGCCGCACACCTGCTGCGCGCCGCCCGGGTGCGGGTGCTGACCGGGACCACGGTCGTCGGTGTGCGCCGCGACGCCGCGGGAGCGGTCCGGGGCGTGGTGACCGACCGGGGAACGCTGCACACCACGACGGTGGTCAACGCCGCCGGCGTCTGGGCCGGCGAGGTCGCCGCCCTGGCCGGCGTCGAGCTGCCGATCCTGCCCCGTCGCGGCTTCATCCTCGTCACCGAGGCGCTGCCGCCACTGGTGCGGCACAAGGTGTACGCGGCCGGCTACGTCGCCAACGTCGGCCGCAGCACGGGCGACCTGGAGGTGTCGCCGGTGGTGGAGGGCACCAGGGCGGGCACGATCCTGATCGGCTCCACCCGGGAACGGGTGGGATTCGATCCGACCTTCCCGCTGCCGGCGCTGCGCCGGCTGGCGGCGGGAGCGGTCCGGCTCTTCCCGGTCCTCGGCCGGGTCTCGGCGATCCGCGCCTACCGGGGGTTCCGGCCCTACAGCCCCGACCACCTGCCGGTGATCGGCGCCGATCCCCGGGCGCCGGGCCTCTACCACGCCGCCGGCCACGAGGGGGCCGGGATCGGTCTCGCCCCGGCCACCGGGCACGCCGTCGCGGCGCTGCTGACCGGGCGCCGCCCGGACGTGGACCTACGACCATTCGCCCCGGAGCGCCATGATGTTCACCTTTGA
- a CDS encoding (2Fe-2S)-binding protein: MMFTFDGRPVPTDGRRTIAAALLAAGVRSWRRTRVGGRPRGIFCGIGICFDCLVRVNGASSQRACLVIARPGDVVETHDDGPRP; the protein is encoded by the coding sequence ATGATGTTCACCTTTGACGGCCGCCCCGTCCCCACCGACGGGCGACGGACGATCGCCGCCGCGCTGCTCGCCGCCGGCGTCCGCTCGTGGCGCCGGACCCGGGTCGGTGGCCGACCCCGGGGGATCTTCTGCGGGATCGGAATCTGCTTCGACTGCCTGGTCCGCGTCAACGGGGCGTCGTCTCAGCGCGCCTGCCTGGTCATCGCCCGCCCGGGCGACGTGGTCGAGACCCACGACGACGGGCCGCGGCCGTGA